The Phyllopteryx taeniolatus isolate TA_2022b chromosome 2, UOR_Ptae_1.2, whole genome shotgun sequence nucleotide sequence aggttcaagaccccgaccggaccatcccccggactcacggctgtggtgtccttgagcaagacaccgataccccaaaatgcttcccgggcatgcgtgtgtgtgcgtgtgtgtgtgttcactgtgatgagtTCAATGCAGAGAACCAATTTGgtgtgcacgcatgcatgttcatgacaataaaagaggattcttcttcttcttcttcttgtccttttttttttaggtgttatCTCACGTTCATCTAGTATGAGTTCATGGAGCTACAGTCGCCATGTGGGCCCACGGTGCGATATAAACAGCCAGGTTGAACACAGCGCTAAATGAATTTGCTCGATCAAAAATGTCATCACTTTCCATTTCAACATGCATCCAGCAGTATCGATCTACCGCCCATTAACTGTCGTTGACACTTATTGTACATCATCCATCTTGTCACTCGCCGGCAACAGGCTAGTTAGCGGCTAGCTGGGTGTCTAAGGAGgaagtttgtttttgtaacacaCGCCGGAAGAGTGGAAGGCGGCCATCGGACTATGCGCAAGCGAAGCGGATAGCGGCGAGAGATGTGCGATTTGCCGAAAGCTGCTTGTGAGTGTATGAAATGCTAACAAAGGGTTTCAGGATCATACTTTGTGGTATGTTTGTTGTCTAAACTATTAACGTgggaaattatgactttatcccCGATCGCATATGATATCACTAGTATACACGGAAATTCGCCTGGCTCGCGGGTATGTTGATCTGTggcggtcgactggttagcccGTAcgctcacagttcagaggtcgtcGGATCGTATTGGGGCATGTTGCCTGTTTTCCCTGTGCTCGCGGGGATTTCCTCCTGCATTCTAAGAGCGTGTCCTCGGTGACTACGCGAACGGGAGTGGCAACGCTTGTCGTCAACGGCTGTTGTTTTCATTGGTGTACTTGTTTGACATCTGGTATTTAGTACAGCGGTGGTTTTCAGAATTCCTTCTTTCGGGCACTCTCAATGGTGTTAATGGATACTGTCAATGTTCTTGAAGCGGCTCATTGATTTGATTTCTTCTCAGCTTTGTAATCTCAGCTGTCTAGTTTTGATGTCGCTTTCATCTGACTAGTATACATAAATGTCATCGCAGGGAAAAACCCTTCTGAAACTGAGTGGAGACTTTTTTCTGTTGCTTGAATAATCAATATAATCTGACACATTGGCGCAACAAATCATGTTGGAATGATTTGGGTGCggtcaaacaaaaggtgatatCTTCTCAGTTCTGTGCGAGATCCAAACGTGAAcaactggaaataaaagctgcaatgTTGGATCTCTCGTCTCCTATTCGTCCTTTGATATCCAACCCAAATGTTCTCGGTCTACGGCAAAATGAAAGCAATCGGCTGAGCGGTCGGCCCCGATGTTTATTGGAGGGTTCGGTTACAGTCCGGCTCTCATTTACCTGCCGATCTGACCGGCCAGCTCTTTGGCACGGTTGCAAGTGTCCGCTGATGAGTTTTCACTGGCCATGTAGCAAGTTGTGAAGATATGACCGCAGAGCTCCCTCGGCCGCCGAGGGAGGTAGGCGTCATCCCCGACTAACCTGCGGACATCTTCGAGGACCTGTGTATCTAAGAGGATGGAAAGAGCAGAGGAAAGCATTGCTTGATTTGGCTGTACCAGACTAAACCATCCGcgaatgaatacaaatacatcCATTCAATACGACTCcttataaaaatacaaagctTTTACTAAGAATCATTTCATACGTATCCATACATGAGTGAATTCTGATTGTcacaattcaaaatgtgtgcACTACCTACCGCCATTTTGTATAGCCTGGCAGACCAGTACGCACATCGAGTAAACGATGCAGGCGACGGACGAGCTATCAACGCCTCCGCTCAAAGGCAACAGAAAGCCACCCTAAGAAGATGTGGAGTCAAATATCATCCGGTCAAATTGCTTATTTGTTTCATTCACTCCAATCAAATAGTGGGTTGTTTTCTTTCAATCTCACCTGTCCACTCCTCCTTAGGTAGTCCCAAAGCCAGCAGGCTGGCCCGAGGCTGAAAAACACAGGAACCGATGGAGAAGGGTTTCCCATGCCACATGAAAACGCTGACAAATATTGTCCACCTGATTTCTTCCTCCGGTGTATGCAAGCGGCGTGTTATCGCTTGGGAGGTGGGGAGGCACGTGTCGTCATTACCGGAGAGAGAAAAGTTGACTTTGATCCTACAGCATGGTTTGCACTCACTTCCCTGGACCAGCGAAGCACAAACAAGCCTATTATTCGATCAGTGAAAGTCCCGTTTGTCTTTGCCATGAAATGGGTGACATTTGAACCCTGCTATTCAGTCATCtaccgttccgcttctcctcacgcgggtcgcgggcgtgccggagcctatcccgggcctatcttcgggcgagagaggcgggggacaccctgaactggtcgccagtcaatcgcagggcggTGCTACTTACGAAGTTATGTGCAACAAATATACGCATTTACCGAGACTCCGCCACGCCACAGTCGTCCAGACTGTAAGTTATTCGAAACTCGTGTAGGTCGGGGTGCAATgatgtactactactactactactactaagtTTGTCTCTTGGTACGACAACGAGGACGTCCTTCTCTCGCTCGTTGCTCTGGAGATGTAAATAGAGTACAATAGTTGACTTCCAACTCGGTCCACAGGAGGGACAAGTTGATGATTTTGTGGAGTGTCGTAGTTGATGATCCCAGATAGTGTTGAATTCGCTCCTCTTCAAATTGGTTTGTCTGGACGCGTAGCAGGTGTCTCCATTTCGACTGAACAGCAGCAGAGGTTTTGACGGTTTCGTATATTGGATGTTTATCGCAAGATAACGTGAATTATTGCGAGATaacttatttgttgtttttgtcgttCCATGTCACCTTAGGGACTCCGTATGTTTGTGGTTTTTGAAAACATGCAATGACTTGAGAAGCTGTGTAGTAGCCCTCATTTGTGGAGCTATAGCATTAAGCTGTGTCCATTATTTCAGGATCCCAGTGCCGTATTTGGGGGTCCAGCATGAGTCACCCCCGAACTGACGGCCTTGGTTCACATCAGTGGCTATAATTGCAAGTGACTTGGCCCGTTTTCTACCACGACCgagtgcagttagctagctagctagctagctaactgcacccTGAAAAATGCATCTATCTTCCCTGGATGCCTCCATGTCCTTAACGAAATTCCcagatgttttgtattttgggtTATTCGGGATACCGTACTATGTTTAAACATTAAGCGTTGCAGGAATAGACTGTAACTAAAAGGAAACgtgctcaaatgtctgtctTGTAGTGCGGGCCGCAGACTAAACGGACGGTTAAGCGGAACTACACGCCGACACAAAATCGACCCAGGCAGTGACATATTGGATGAGCCCACAGCCCGTCTGCGGGGTCCAGATCTTGGAAGCCCGCAAGCTAGCTCCACCACAACCCTGTGGGATGGATTCCAGCCGCCAGAGGCTTTTCGTGGCTATACAGTAGGCACGAGAAAGATGACGTGCCAACGAATTTGAATGACAGTTGACAGTTaagtttcagcacattcagcggacacacccACAACGTCTAAAAGCTGAGAGAACTCTTGATTTTTCAGAACTTGGACGCCTCCTTTTACACACTTTAATCGGTCAAATTGGGTAGGCTCGTTAACAACACTGCGCTTTGTCAAATGGATGACATGGATTTTTTCACTTTACACGGACTTTATTTCTTTGAACTGTTCTTTTGCCACGGTGCGCTGTTCTAAGCGGACGGAATAGTGAAGAAAAGgtggctccgactaccggagacaaattccttgtgtgttttttggacatacttggcaaataaagaggattcggaTTCGGATTCAAATTCACCTCAAGGCAACCGAAACGTACAAAGGTTCAAAAGAAACTTCCAAACTTGTTGCGGAATGTGCAAGGCAGGCTCGAAACCATGAACCGAAACCTATTGTTCCATTCCTGCCCTCGGTGAGTGGATTTGAAGTTGTGACGGTTTCTAAAAGTTGCTTACCATCCGCAGCTGGCATGACTCTCCTCGATAGCAGCGCACATCCTCCAGGTCCGAGGTGGCCGTGATCACCTCCTCAAGAAACACAATGGAGAACATGATTCATTTGACCTTCACTGACATTCGCTCCATATGACATTTGCCGTAAACTGGAGTTTTTCCAAGGGGACAATTGGACAAAAATGTATCGTACGTCAACTCGAATTTCTGCCTAAATTGCTCTTAAAATGTGACTTGATCTTAAAGCCAAGTTACAAGCATAGACAAACGGCTTAATACagatatataataataacagaaaatacatcaataaatgtcattcattgaattgaaatgaaataatcCCTATAGAACACAACACAAAGAGTATGTATGAATGGAGAAGAGGATTTTGCTGGTTAGTTATGATTGTGtcattgttattgttatgttaggttgtcagtttttgtttttgagactGTGGGCCCttgagaaatacatttttaaacctTTGAATATTCCACCTATCGCGGATTGCCAATAAAAGCCACAATACCGTACCATACAGAGAATTATATTTCCATGTTTTTActgaacacaaaatgtgaacatCACAGTGCAGGGCGGGAAAAAGTACTGCATGGGATTCTTTGAAAGTAAGAACTGGTTGACCTTCCTTCGGCAGCAACAACCTGAATACACGAACGAcggcacctcagcgcacccggctgtcaaactcctgaagtttgcacatgacaccgctgtcatcggcctcatcgaggacggtgacgagtccgcatatcgacaggaagcggagcggccggagctgaacacgctcgagactgtagagatgatcgtggacttcgggaggcatccttcgccacggCTGCCCCTCACGTCGCCcagctgccctgtgtcaaccgtcgagaccttcgagTTCCAAgttctctcaggacctgaagtgggcgaccaacatcaactccgtcctcaaaaaggcccagctgaggatgtacttcctgcggcttctgagaaagcacggcctgccaccggagctgctgaggcggttcgacacagcggtcatcgaatcggtcctgtgttcttccatcacggtCTGGTTCGGTgccgctacaaaaaaggacaaactccgactgcaacggacgatccaaactgctgaaaagattgtcggtacccccctacccacccttgaggacttgcacgcttgccagaactaagacaagggcgtgcaaaatcctctcggaccctccccaccccggtcaccggctcttccggctccttccctcaggtaggcgctaccgatcaatgcaaactagaactagtagacattccaacagcttcttccctcttgccatcaacgtCTTGAACAGCtcacctacaattccattacaacatggtggcaattattattttttttgacttgagttggttgtcacatttctgtggggccaattacaATTTACTgtcgtcgtctcgccacgccgCACTATTCGCATATACCGGCCACTCGtggcagagtagcatctgctccatttgcacactgactgaggagtttctgcaacattgtcccagatgatcgcactactcgtcactttaaaccgcgtccactcgcttgaagtctcggcgccctttgcacgatggtcattgcaccggtctattgcgatattagccattccaactgctctaagtgctcgaggacaattctcccccccaaaaaaagtaccggcattaccaggtAACTAGCAAGCCTTTACtgctcagcgactgttttttttgtcaatcgaccgtctgttgtcgtactcgagcggctccaacgaccggagacaaattccttgtgtgttttttggacatacttggcaaataaagaggattctgattctgatcaaacatttcctgtagttgcagatagTCAATTGATAAGAGTAGCAAAGCAGTCGAAACGACTTTTACTCATGACTCCAGTGGAACTTCGATTTAACAGACGAGGGTTGTCCGTTACAGCCGATTGTCTGCTATGTTGAAATCTCTATTTTCATGGCCTAAATACaaccatacagtacaaaattatttttttttttaactttttgtattattaaatgaaattattgtaaacaaatatcccaaaaaaaagcttgaaacaGTTTGCAAACTTCGCTCCTCCGGCAGGGGTTTGAACTTAGGACACTTGCATGTTCAAGCGTGACAAGCCCACGCGAGCACACGGCTAATTTGCATGCGTCATACCGGGACACATGTGTTCAGTAATCACATCCGGGCACCCTCACATACTCAGGGTTTCTCGGGGGGCAGGTGCGGGGTCGGGGGGGATGCGGGCATCAGACCGGGATTCAGTACGTCGGTACGGGCGGCCGGTtttggggcgcctcggtggggccggcggccGGGGCGTGGGTGATGTCCCGTCCGGGCTCCTGGTCCTGACCCCGCCTCTTGGCAGGTGGgttggggtcctcagcccccgcgGTGCACGCGCAGCAATTACAGGTCCCTTCTGAAGGTTATTGCGCATGCAAGACGGTGTCGTTTAACTTGCATGTGTCCCCTTTGGGACTTATTCGCTTGGGGTGGCGCCACTCCCTCGTTTTCGATATATAACTCCTAACTATGCGAACTTCCCGGGTATCCCTTCACTTGCATTCTATTTCTAAAGATGTTTCGAATTGACATAGCCTCTCcaaccacacttcagttgtacagtggGTCCTGCacgcttcccctcctgtccttgtcctgtccagtcctgtcctatatcGTCCTGTTCGTCCTTCACAGAGTCGAGCACTAGTCCCACTTATAACACTCCAATCTAATGTGCAATTGTACTAGCCatacaatgatttactttcctcatctttattacagctaatatcctgtttgtttgttgtcttctcttttCACTGTcgctccccttttttttttttggatttctGTCATTCCcctttaaaacattgttttgtccGACTGGAAttttcaagtcaaaaaaaatccatcagaatacaaagaacgaCGGGCATCTTAACAGtgaaactgttctggcataaaagggaaacGGATCCTCCTTTGTGTTTGACCGAACAGCAGAGAACTCAAAACAAACAAGTCAGTAATTGCAACTCCCAAACTAGATTAAGAATGTCATCACAGTGAATGTTAGTCATCTACGatttttcccaaaatgaaatttgacttaatatattaaaaaaaaaaaaaaacggttagTGGTACATACGGTACATAGCACTGGCACCATCAAATGAAATTTGTTCCAAAGGGCGTTTTAAGTCAATATGAGTTGGGATGGTGCAGCACAGAGGTTGGCGGAGTCGCCACATATTGCACGCAAGCAACACGACGCTTACTTTAGAAGAATACcgctcaagtaaaaagtaaaaaaaggagTTCTCCAAAACatgacttgagtaagagtaagaaagtactgagtaacgtctgatttatttttttcaaccagAGAATgaacatcaaatcaaataaaaataggaaTGTGCAAATCTAAAACAAGAAATAACATATTTGCAAACTAACAAATGAAGGCAAagtcagctccaagaaatggtcttgtACTATATTATATTCCAAAACCAGGAACATGGCTCGAGTGGCTATAGACGGCGGTCTCCACAGCGCTGTTCAAATGCCGGCTCTTTATGTTGTAGATGAatcatttccaaactttttccacccttCAGGTGATTGATGTTTCTATCTTCTCGAGAGGGGAGGTACGTGCCATTGACTCGGAATTGCCGTCGCAATGATATCGTTCCATACGGGCTCGCGATCGGCTTCGGCAGAGATGACGGTAACTGCGCCGGAACACGTACGGACGGCACTTGGCCGATTCTGGAAGGAAACCTTTCTttggagtgtgtatgtgtgcgcgtgtgatttatggcattttctttACACGGATTAAGAACGTAACTcttatgattatgatgattatcATCGTTGTTGTTATTCACATTattggcagcagcagcagcaaaaaaaacgaCGAGACCTAAAATCAGGGTCACCGCTCATTGGCGTTGCAATTTGGAGCTTCGTTGCAAAAAACTGTGCGCACCGGGAGCCTCTCCGTCTCAATTGCGCAGACTGCACGTATGCCAATATACCGTACTGTAGATATGTTGAAACATGTTTTCGTGGTTTAAAACTTGAAAACGTATTTGGTTAGTTACTCTAATTGATACTATTACCCGCAGCGAATGTGAACGTGAGCTTGAACGGTCGTCCGTCGCGGCGTGTCGGCTTTCCGGCTTTCCGGGAGGGAGGGATGTCATTGTGgggggtttttgttttggtgtttttcgAGGTTCAGCAGCAAAATCGGACAGAATAGGACCGGATCCCATCCCATCCCATCCCATCCCAATAAACGGTAATAACTTCCTTTCCAGACTTACCACCTCATTCAAGGAGAACTGTGCTCCATGTGCCACAATGTCCCCGTTGACAGCCACCGTGGCGCAACCATCGTAATACAGTCGGTCTCCATCGCAGCCCCTCTGATTCGCATACAGGTAGATGCCGCCACTCTGAAAGTAgccccaaaatacaaaaaccaTCATAGAGTGATCATCATGTGACCAATGTAAAGCTATAAACACTGAATTGCTGGCTACAAGGATGGTGAGATCCTACATCCTGATCTTTAACTTCAACACAGTTCGTCTTCTGTTTCTCTGTCCATCTTGACGAGAGGCAGTTCAGTTAAACAGGATTATTTGTCATGAcgcccaaaagtattggaacccAAAAGATCAATGACGACCGTTGAAATCAGCCTGTTTTGAGAGTCGGTCTCGTCTCGTGCCAATGAGCAACTGCTCGCCCCCCACCCGCTCCGCTAGCCCCGAGTCGTAAACCTAAAATTCACTTTATTCCTTCATTTTCTggagcgcttctcctcaccctgaaccggtcgccggccatatataaacaaacccccatttgcactcacattcccacctacgggcaatttacagtcttcaatcaacctcccgtgcatgtttttggtatgcgggaggaaagcggagccacgcacatgcaaagtccacacaggcgagagatgtgctaaccgccgtgccgcctgtaaACCTTATAGATAACAAAATGTATAGCGAGAAAGACTGCAATTCAAACAGCAAATAGACGATATCAGTTTCCAATTTTAGGTCAGTGAGATTTTGTACCGATCTGCAGATTTCTCCACAGTCATTCTCCGTATTCGGAGGGCTATTTAGGTCGGCGACAAAGGAACCAACAAACACGTAAACCTCAGTAACACTATTGATAATCATTTTGGGGACTCCAAAGATCAAATATACCGACGTAGCAGGAGAAGAGTTAAAAGCTCAACTAATTGCACTATTCGCTATTCGCCGAAGTGTACGAGATGTCACAATCGGGCAAAATTCAGAacagcttgctcacagacacatttaagACCAAAAAAAGACTGACTCGGTTGTGCAATTTGAcatttgatgggtgggcagccaCGACATCCTACTATTTGTACACAGTCAGTGGAAAAGACCATTTTCCATCATGTCTCCTTGAATAACCACATCAAGGCCATGACCCATTGCTATCTTGTTATTCTTCTTTCTTTCCCGACGCTTCCCGTGCACGAGTACGGTGAAAACGAACAATGAAGGTAAAAGCTCTGAGTGGaaagtggaacctcagtttagTGACCAATAGCTTTTAGAAGTTACAATAGAATTTTGGGAGAAATATTGCTTGGTTCCATGAACGGTCACGTGGAACGGGCTTTCTGTCACACAGCGTAAACATACGGCGAGCGAGAATTACGTTTTGCCTCTCGCTGGCGGGGCTGCCACGTATATTTTGGGATTCGATAGTTTCTTACGGAGAGCTATAAAGGCTCTGCTCGGCTGAGAGGCAACGCGCCGATCAGTCGTTGCCGGCCCCAGTAGCAGAGCGCCACAATATCGTCAAGCCTAAACCCCGTCAAAGAAAGTCTGCCCCCTCTGCCACCGGGTCAGCGGCAGCCGTCGGTGGTGTTTGTGGGGGGGGCCGGAACGGATTTATGGCATTTGCATGGGAACACTTTTAGATGAGACAAGAGTAAAGCTTGGTCCCgggaaacaacaaaaaagcttctgagtcaaggcaccactgtatccgATCCAGATGTAGAAAAACCCCAAATTGAATGTTGGCTCCATATTTCAAACGCAAATGTTCTTCAGGTGACATACCTTGGCGGTGGCTGACTTGATCAAGCTGAGTCTTCGGTCTGCTTTGCGGAGCTCATGGTGGCTTGCGGAggaatttgtaaatatttcaaCACCGTCAAGACCCATCTGACTATGAGGACTAAATCAAAGAGTCATCCATCGAGGAGTAAGTGATCGAAGGCTCTCGTTGCGTCAACGCTCATCGATGACGAATTGGCGGTGACTCTACCTCACGGGGTGCCATAACTCTTCGCACATCTCCGTGCCAATGCAGGTATCCAGGGTGGAGAGCACGCAGTCTCCAAACGGGACTGCGTCCTGATGAGCACAAAGGCACAAATTGGTACCCTACTAACCGTACAAAACCGCATGCAGCTGATCGTTTCTTCACCTGCCCTGTCACCTGCCGGATCATTCTTGGCACCAAGTATTCCTCGACTGTCCTACAAGATATCAAAGAAAAGCCAAGCATGTTTTGCAAAGGCCAAACGTGTTACACTGATGTTTTATACTTGGTCCAAAAGACTACAGGTAGATGTCACTTAAAGGGGGACACAGGGTACGCCCCCTGCACTTTTTCAGAGGGCATCCAAACACTATACACAACGCAATCGTAAATGGAGACACAAACACGGAAAACACCCATGAATGACAGCGGTGCGAATGACACTCGGTTGAGCCGATCGCGCGTAAACACTGACGCCGGATCATCAATTCCCGAGAGTCTCGAAGACGCGGAACAccgcgcgcgtgcgcgtgcgtgtgtcgCCGCGGCCGGACAAAATCTTTCCCAATCCCTGTAAAATCACCAACATGCTTGCGAGATAGCTGCCACAAAATGAGTCAATCTGTTATTTGACATACTACGCATtggtatttctatatttgagttgTGTACACCAAAGTTGGTTCCGTCACAAATGCCGGAGCTCCCCCGCACGCACCCGACATCTCAGCCGTTGTGACGGGCATTCGTTTGAAGATAAAAGACTAAATGCAGACATGCAATTGTTTCCCGTGTCTTCATGAACTGAAGAGAACACCGCGCTGCTCCGAGTGTGTAATTTGAAGGCGCTAGTCTGAGGAGCAAGTCCGGCCAGGTCCCTCTGCAGGTCACCtgataatattacagttgattcgcTGCAC carries:
- the nadsyn1 gene encoding glutamine-dependent NAD(+) synthetase isoform X13 encodes the protein MGRKVTLATCSLDQWALDFDGNFVRILKSIEIAKENGAKYRLGPELEICGYGCADHFHESDTLLHCFEVLKKLLESPITLDVICDVGMPIMHRNVRYNCRVIFLNRQILLIRPKMLLANHGTYRELRWFSPWTKFRTVEEYLVPRMIRQVTGQDAVPFGDCVLSTLDTCIGTEMCEELWHPVSPHSQMGLDGVEIFTNSSASHHELRKADRRLSLIKSATAKSGGIYLYANQRGCDGDRLYYDGCATVAVNGDIVAHGAQFSLNEVEVITATSDLEDVRCYRGESCQLRMGSECKPCCRIKVNFSLSGNDDTCLPTSQAITRRLHTPEEEISLGPACWLWDYLRRSGQGGFLLPLSGGVDSSSVACIVYSMCVLVCQAIQNGDTQVLEDVRRLVGDDAYLPRRPRELCGHIFTTCYMASENSSADTCNRAKELAGQIGSTHMNLNIDMAVKGIVGIFSMVTGRWPQFRANGGSHRENLALQNVQARVRMVLAYLFAQLGLWTRGKPGGLLVLGSANVDESLTGYFTKYDCSSADINPIGGISKKDLKGFLLYCVAQFQLTALTSA
- the nadsyn1 gene encoding glutamine-dependent NAD(+) synthetase isoform X12, with the translated sequence MIRQVTGQDAVPFGDCVLSTLDTCIGTEMCEELWHPVSPHSQMGLDGVEIFTNSSASHHELRKADRRLSLIKSATAKSGGIYLYANQRGCDGDRLYYDGCATVAVNGDIVAHGAQFSLNEVEVITATSDLEDVRCYRGESCQLRMGSECKPCCRIKVNFSLSGNDDTCLPTSQAITRRLHTPEEEISLGPACWLWDYLRRSGQGGFLLPLSGGVDSSSVACIVYSMCVLVCQAIQNGDTQVLEDVRRLVGDDAYLPRRPRELCGHIFTTCYMASENSSADTCNRAKELAGQIGSTHMNLNIDMAVKGIVGIFSMVTGRWPQFRANGGSHRENLALQNVQARVRMVLAYLFAQLGLWTRGKPGGLLVLGSANVDESLTGYFTKYDCSSADINPIGGISKKDLKGFLLYCVAQFQLTALTSILAAPPTAELEPLTDGQVSQTDEVPISYMIVLSWNYNGLSWRILEPPPFMSFQADMGMTYCELSVIGRLRKISKCGPFSMFCKLIDLWKDVLSPTEVARKVKHFFTMYSVNRHKMTTVTPSYHAESYSPDDNRFDLRPFLYNTRWNWQFRSIDSHVANIV